The sequence below is a genomic window from Deinococcus seoulensis.
TGTGGTGACTGCCGGCGCCTGGACGCCTTCATCGCCGCCAATCCCGACGTGGCCCGCACCCTGAAGGACAACTACGTTCTGCTGAAGGTGTACGTTGGCGATGAGAAAGACAATTCGGCGTTCCTGAGTCGCCTCCCGCCATTCAACTGGGTGCCATACTTCTTCGTGATCAGCCCGGATGGTCGTGTCCTCAAGGCGATGGACACCCGCAACCTGACAGTCAACCAACAGTTTTCCAAACCGAATGTGACGGCTTTCCTGAAAACGTTCACTCGACGCTGAGGCGAAATTCAGAGGCGCGGAGCACCTTTGGATGCTCCGCACCGTCGCCATTCAACTTCAGCGTTTCAGTCGCCGGGTGACGGCCGCCACTTCCGGCATCCGCAGGGCCAGTGCGCCGCCCAGGTACACGGCGAGGCCCGCCCCGCCCGCCAGGGCCAGCACCGGAATGCTGGTCAGGATGAAGCCCGGCTCGATCGGCACGGCCCGCGCGATCAGCCACGCCGCGCCGCCCGAGACGGCAGCCAGCGGCACGACGCGCAGCAGGTGCAGCGTCACTTCCCGCCCAGGGAAGCCCACGGCGCGGCGGTACAGGGCGATCAGCGCGGCTGTCATCAATAGGCCGCTGATGGTGGTGCTCAGGCCGAAGCCGATCAATCCCAGGCCCGGCACCAGCAGGCGGTACAGGCCGACCTCCAGCACGAAGCCGATGGCGCTGATGGTCACGGCCTCACGGGTGCGTTCACGGGCGTAGAAGGTGCGCAGCAGCACCGTGACCAGCGCCCACGGCACGAGGGC
It includes:
- a CDS encoding thioredoxin family protein — protein: SSQTESVPYRGRFLIISVRRSALLGQAATAQTTYDPRREPQTDYQAALREAKRRNVNVLLDLGGDWCGDCRRLDAFIAANPDVARTLKDNYVLLKVYVGDEKDNSAFLSRLPPFNWVPYFFVISPDGRVLKAMDTRNLTVNQQFSKPNVTAFLKTFTRR